The Nitrospirota bacterium genome contains the following window.
CCCCTAGGGTTAGGTGGGGGAAAAGAAGGACGGATGGGCAGCCTAGTCGTCCTCTGTGCTCGCGCAACGCTCACGGGCTCGTCTGTCTGGTTCTTCTGGAATGTTTCCTGCCACAATTGACGCGAGTACGGCATTGCCGTATAGTGTGCGCATGTTCACGGTTTTCGAAACCCCTACGTTTGCCCCCTCGACAGCAACTGCTGGAACGATGAAGATCGAACAAACTGCATTACCTTCATCGCCACAAATCCAGATGCCGGTAAAGAGGAGATCGAAAATGCGTAAAGCAAAACAGAAACCTACCGGTCGTCAGCCTAAAGTGGACATTGGCGCCGAACTACTCTCGTCGGTGCGTGAAATGAAGACCGGTGTCCGTGCTCGCGTCCATCGCCCTGAAATTTCAAAAGTTGCCCACGCTCGGTTGGCGTCCGGGCTTTCTCAAACCGCCTTTGCCGCATTGCTTGGAGTTTCTGTACGTACCCTCCAAGACTGGGAACAAGGCCGTCGCGAACCATCCGGGGCGGCAAAAACCCTTTTCAAGGTCGCCGAGCGCCATCCTGAAGTTCTGAAAGAACTCGTTGCGTGAAGTGGTACGGCCCGCAGAAGAACTGCAGCTGAACTGAAATGGCAGGGTTTGCCGCGTATGTTTCAGGAGAACTGATGGCGTGTTATGCGGGTAAAAATTGGCAGATCCAGCTCTTACACGGATCCGCTGAAACATTGTTAGGCGCTGCATGAAGCCCGATCATTCCTTCGAACGTCAGCTAAAGAACCTGGAACATGAGTCGAATGTCATCGCGAACTACGTATATGCAGAGATGGCAATTCAACACGCTGCCTCCAAGTCGAAAAAGCTTCTGAGTAGGCTAAACCGAACACGAACCTTCTGGATTGCCTGCAAGGCCGCATTCCAATCAGCAGCCTACATAGCGCTCGGTCGAATCTTCGACCTAAAGTCGCCGTATAACGTTGCAGCGCTCCTCAACGCAATGGAGCTCGAACTAGCTCTCTTCCAGAAGGAGGCGCTCGCAACTCGAAAACGCGATGGAGCTGCAAAGGATCCGGCGTGGCTGCCGGAGTATCTTCAAAGAGCCTACTACCCCACCAAGCGTGACGTCGAACGTCTAAGAAGGAAGGTGGCTGAGTACCGTAAAATCTACGATCGCGCGATCATGCCGGTTCGCCATCAATATCTCGCGCATCGTCAGGCTCACGATCACGAAAAGGTTCAAGCATTGTTTGGCAAAGGCAAAGTTGGGGAGATGTGGCGGCTGTCAACGTTCCTCTTGCGCCTGCATTTGTCGTTGTGCGAACTTCTCCTCAATGGAAGAAAACCTGTCTTACGTCCCGTTCGCTACTCGGTCAGGGCCATGTACGACTCCCAGAGCAACAGAACCGGATCGCACGAATACATGGTGCGAGACATGAAGAGCCTCATGAGCTTCATCGAAGCGGCAACGCCTAACCCTTCCATCGAGCGGACGTCTTCCAGCGGGCTTCGCCCGCTTCCAGCCGCCGCTCATGTCAAACGTTAGGCGGACAACCGATATGCGAGAAATGAATCACATGCCCCTCACGCTTTTGCTAACGACCTCTTTGGTTTTTTCCTTGCTTAGCTGTACGAGGGAGCAAGAAAAACCGCTAACGGCGACACACTCAGCGTCGTCAAGTAAATCTGCCGTGATTTCCGTACCGCGCGGCATCACCGGTTTGGAAGTCGGTATGACACCGGAGCAAATTGGCCAATTATTCAAAATTAAGGAGGATCAAGATCCTGTTGCGGCACTGCTCAAGAAGTACGGCAAACCAGATCAAGGCGAAGCGGTGTCCC
Protein-coding sequences here:
- a CDS encoding transposase; the encoded protein is MKPDHSFERQLKNLEHESNVIANYVYAEMAIQHAASKSKKLLSRLNRTRTFWIACKAAFQSAAYIALGRIFDLKSPYNVAALLNAMELELALFQKEALATRKRDGAAKDPAWLPEYLQRAYYPTKRDVERLRRKVAEYRKIYDRAIMPVRHQYLAHRQAHDHEKVQALFGKGKVGEMWRLSTFLLRLHLSLCELLLNGRKPVLRPVRYSVRAMYDSQSNRTGSHEYMVRDMKSLMSFIEAATPNPSIERTSSSGLRPLPAAAHVKR
- a CDS encoding helix-turn-helix domain-containing protein → MRKAKQKPTGRQPKVDIGAELLSSVREMKTGVRARVHRPEISKVAHARLASGLSQTAFAALLGVSVRTLQDWEQGRREPSGAAKTLFKVAERHPEVLKELVA